From Streptomyces chrestomyceticus JCM 4735, one genomic window encodes:
- a CDS encoding [protein-PII] uridylyltransferase, with amino-acid sequence MRLLQDTGQEGAARRAALARLTDDWLAGLFERAAGRTGSGIALVAVGGYGRGELSPRSDLDLLLLHDGKAGARTVAELADRLWYPVWDLGLALDHSVRTPAEARKAARDDVKVQLGLLDARHLAGDPELTGALRGTALADWREQAPKRLPELREISRERADRQGELQYLLEPDLKEARGGLRDATALRAVAASWLADAPREGLEAARTRLLDVRDALHLTTGRATDRLSLQEQDQVAEALGVLDADVLLRQVYESARTISYASDVTWREVGRVLRSRSVRPVLRGLLRGRTAGGGPGRGERSPLAEGVVELDGEAVLARTARPDRDPVLPLRAAAAAAQAGLPLSLHAVRRLRTGAATRPLPVPWPAEAREQLVTLLGAGAQTVPVWEALEAEGIVTWLLPDWERVRCRPQRNAVHRWTVDRHLIETAVRAAALTRRVHRPDLLLIAALLHDIGKGWPGDHSVSGETIARDMAARIGFDARDVTVIATLVRHHLLLIETATRRDLSDPATIEAVADTVGSTGTLELLHALTEADALATGPAAWSAWRGSLVADLVKRVTARLAGETAPQGRPADEPTAEQERLAVEAWRTGGPVLTLRTRAEGHGETDPPTGPVAGPGAAAAPDPDPEPVGVELLMAVPDQPGVLPAAAGVLAMHRLTVRAADLRSVDPGGEGPVLLLSWRVAAEYGSLPQTVRLRADLVRALDGSLDVSARLAEREQAYARRSRGMQAPPPRVTVASGSSQLATVIEVRAQDAQGLLHRIGRALESARVTVRSAHVSTLGANAVDAFYVTDEKGAPLADEVAVEVARTVENALK; translated from the coding sequence CTGCGGCTTCTGCAGGACACGGGCCAGGAAGGGGCTGCGCGCCGGGCCGCCCTCGCCCGGCTCACCGACGACTGGCTGGCCGGTCTGTTCGAGCGCGCGGCCGGCCGCACCGGCTCCGGCATCGCGCTGGTCGCCGTCGGCGGCTACGGCCGCGGCGAACTCTCCCCCCGCAGCGACCTGGACCTGCTCCTGCTCCACGACGGCAAAGCCGGCGCCCGCACGGTGGCCGAACTCGCCGACCGGCTCTGGTACCCCGTATGGGACCTGGGCCTCGCCCTGGACCACTCGGTACGGACGCCCGCCGAGGCCCGCAAAGCCGCTCGCGACGACGTCAAGGTCCAGCTCGGTCTGCTGGACGCCCGCCACCTGGCCGGCGACCCGGAACTGACCGGCGCCCTGCGCGGCACCGCGTTGGCCGACTGGCGCGAACAGGCCCCCAAACGCCTGCCGGAGCTGCGCGAGATCAGCCGCGAACGCGCCGACCGCCAAGGCGAGTTGCAGTACCTCCTGGAGCCGGACCTGAAGGAGGCCCGGGGCGGGCTGCGGGACGCCACCGCGCTGCGGGCGGTCGCCGCCTCCTGGCTGGCCGACGCACCGCGCGAGGGACTGGAGGCAGCCCGCACCCGCCTGCTGGACGTACGCGACGCGCTGCACCTGACAACCGGCCGCGCCACCGACCGGCTCTCTCTGCAGGAACAGGACCAGGTGGCCGAAGCGCTCGGTGTACTGGATGCGGACGTACTGCTGCGGCAGGTCTACGAATCCGCCCGCACCATCTCGTACGCGAGCGACGTCACCTGGCGTGAAGTCGGGCGGGTGCTGCGGTCCCGGTCCGTACGCCCCGTACTGCGCGGGCTGTTGCGGGGCCGTACGGCCGGAGGCGGGCCGGGGCGGGGAGAGCGGTCTCCGCTCGCCGAGGGCGTGGTCGAACTGGACGGCGAAGCCGTCCTGGCGCGGACGGCGCGGCCGGACCGCGACCCGGTGCTTCCCCTGCGCGCCGCTGCCGCCGCCGCGCAGGCCGGACTGCCGCTGTCCCTGCACGCCGTGCGCCGACTGCGGACGGGTGCCGCCACCCGGCCCCTGCCCGTGCCGTGGCCGGCCGAGGCACGCGAACAACTGGTCACCCTGCTGGGCGCGGGCGCACAGACCGTACCCGTCTGGGAGGCGCTGGAGGCGGAAGGGATCGTCACCTGGCTGCTGCCCGATTGGGAGCGGGTGCGCTGTCGTCCGCAGCGCAACGCCGTGCACCGCTGGACCGTCGACCGGCACCTGATCGAGACGGCCGTCCGCGCCGCGGCGCTCACCCGCCGCGTGCACCGCCCCGACCTGCTGCTGATCGCGGCTCTGCTGCACGACATCGGCAAGGGCTGGCCCGGTGACCACTCCGTCTCCGGCGAGACGATCGCCCGGGACATGGCGGCCAGGATCGGCTTCGACGCCCGGGACGTGACGGTGATCGCCACGCTCGTACGGCACCATCTGCTGCTCATCGAGACGGCCACCCGCCGGGACCTGTCCGATCCGGCGACGATCGAGGCGGTCGCGGACACGGTGGGCAGTACCGGCACGCTGGAACTGCTGCATGCCCTCACCGAGGCCGACGCACTGGCGACCGGACCCGCGGCCTGGAGCGCCTGGCGTGGGTCGCTCGTCGCCGATCTGGTGAAACGCGTCACGGCGCGGCTGGCGGGGGAGACCGCACCACAAGGACGCCCGGCGGACGAGCCGACCGCCGAGCAGGAGCGCCTGGCCGTCGAGGCGTGGCGTACCGGAGGCCCGGTCCTCACCCTGCGCACCCGGGCGGAGGGCCACGGCGAAACGGACCCGCCCACCGGTCCCGTCGCAGGTCCGGGCGCCGCGGCAGCTCCGGATCCGGATCCGGAGCCGGTGGGCGTCGAACTGCTGATGGCCGTACCGGACCAGCCCGGCGTGCTGCCTGCCGCAGCGGGCGTCCTCGCCATGCACCGCCTGACCGTCCGCGCCGCGGACCTGCGCAGCGTCGATCCCGGCGGCGAGGGGCCGGTGCTGCTGCTGAGCTGGCGAGTGGCCGCCGAATACGGCTCTCTCCCGCAGACCGTACGGCTGCGGGCGGACCTCGTACGGGCCCTGGACGGTTCGCTGGACGTGTCGGCCCGGCTGGCCGAGCGCGAGCAGGCGTACGCGCGCCGCTCGCGCGGAATGCAGGCCCCGCCGCCCCGGGTGACGGTCGCCTCCGGCTCCTCGCAGTTGGCAACCGTGATCGAGGTACGGGCCCAGGACGCCCAGGGACTGCTGCACCGGATCGGCCGCGCACTGGAGTCCGCGCGGGTCACCGTACGCAGCGCCCATGTGAGCACGCTGGGAGCGAACGCGGTGGATGCGTTCTACGTCACGGACGAGAAGGGAGCCCCCCTGGCAGACGAGGTGGCCGTGGAAGTGGCACGGACGGTGGAGAACGCCTTGAAGTAG
- a CDS encoding LLM class flavin-dependent oxidoreductase codes for MPVTVLRLNLADPSPTPASLGARYRAAVEMAAFADDRGLTTVQTEEHHATDNGWMPAPLAFAGTVLGATRRITVTVSALITPLHDPLRLAEEIAVLDLLSGGRLVTVAGIGYRPEEYAAHGRDWHWRGKLQDEVLETLLAAWKGEPFRYRGRTVRVTPRPYTQPHPLLLVGGSSRAAARRAARLGLPLFPSAHLPELEAYYHARRAEYGTEGWVLQPSARTSLLHVSEDPDRAWAEYGGHLLHEARTYASWQSPGAESAVRSTAGDVEALRREGVYRIVTPEECVRLAGEVGPAGSLILHPLCGGMPVDEGWRSVHLFAERVVPHLKER; via the coding sequence ATGCCCGTAACGGTCCTGCGCCTCAACCTCGCCGATCCCTCCCCCACCCCCGCCTCGCTCGGCGCGCGCTACCGGGCGGCCGTCGAGATGGCCGCCTTCGCCGACGACCGGGGCCTGACCACGGTCCAGACCGAGGAGCACCACGCCACGGACAACGGCTGGATGCCGGCGCCGCTGGCGTTCGCCGGCACCGTCCTGGGCGCCACCCGGCGGATCACCGTCACCGTCTCCGCGCTGATCACGCCGCTGCACGACCCGCTGCGGCTGGCCGAGGAGATCGCCGTACTGGATCTGCTGAGCGGCGGCCGGCTGGTCACCGTGGCGGGCATCGGCTACCGGCCCGAGGAGTACGCGGCGCACGGCCGGGACTGGCACTGGCGGGGCAAGCTCCAGGACGAGGTGCTGGAGACGCTGCTCGCCGCCTGGAAGGGTGAGCCGTTCCGCTATCGGGGCCGCACGGTGCGGGTCACCCCGCGCCCGTACACCCAGCCCCATCCGCTGCTGCTGGTCGGCGGCAGTTCCCGGGCCGCCGCGCGCCGGGCCGCGCGGCTGGGGCTGCCCCTGTTCCCCAGCGCGCATCTGCCCGAGCTGGAGGCGTACTACCACGCGCGGCGCGCCGAGTACGGGACCGAGGGCTGGGTGCTGCAGCCCTCCGCCCGCACGAGTCTGCTGCACGTGTCCGAGGATCCGGACCGGGCCTGGGCCGAGTACGGCGGGCATCTGCTGCACGAGGCGCGTACGTACGCCTCGTGGCAGTCCCCCGGCGCGGAGTCGGCCGTGCGGTCCACCGCCGGCGACGTGGAAGCGCTGCGCCGGGAGGGGGTCTACCGCATCGTGACACCGGAGGAGTGTGTGCGGCTGGCCGGGGAGGTGGGGCCGGCGGGGTCGCTGATCCTGCATCCGCTGTGCGGCGGGATGCCGGTGGACGAAGGGTGGCGTTCCGTACACCTGTTCGCGGAGCGGGTCGTTCCGCACCTGAAGGAGCGCTGA
- a CDS encoding P-II family nitrogen regulator, translating to MKLITAVIKPYRLDEVKEALQSFGVHGLTVTEASGYGRQRGHTEVYRGAEYTVDLVPKVRIEVLVDDADADELIDIVVKAARTGKIGDGKVWSLPVEEAVRVRTGERGPDAL from the coding sequence GTGAAGCTCATCACGGCAGTGATCAAGCCGTACCGGCTCGACGAGGTGAAGGAGGCCCTGCAGTCGTTCGGCGTACACGGCCTGACCGTCACCGAGGCCAGCGGATACGGCAGGCAGCGTGGACACACGGAGGTGTACCGGGGAGCGGAGTACACCGTCGACCTGGTCCCGAAGGTCCGCATCGAGGTCCTCGTGGACGACGCGGACGCCGACGAACTGATCGACATCGTGGTGAAGGCGGCCCGCACCGGCAAGATCGGCGACGGCAAGGTCTGGAGCCTCCCCGTCGAGGAAGCGGTCCGCGTCCGCACGGGCGAACGGGGGCCGGACGCGTTGTAG
- a CDS encoding ammonium transporter, translating into MPPGIMTLAAEEATLSPANTGFMLICTALVMLMTPALAFFYGGMVRVKSVLNMLMMSFISLGIVTVLWVLYGFGIAFGQDTGGFLGRPGDFAGLSGIGLTELWGTTSIPVYVFAVFQLMFAVITPALISGALADRVKFTAWALFIALWATVVYFPVAHWVWAEGGWLFDLGVIDFAGGTAVHINAGAAALGVIFVVGRRIGFKKDPMRPHSLPLVMLGAGLLWFGWFGFNAGSWLNNDDGVGAVAFVNTQVATAAAMLGWLGYEKIRHGSFTTLGAASGAVAGLVAITPACGAVSPLGAIGVGVIAGVLCAMAVGLKYRFGYDDSLDVVGVHLVGGVAGSLLVGLFATGGVQSDAKGLFYGGGLDQLGKQAVGVVSVLLYSLVVSFLLAKVIDVLMGFRVSEDEEVAGVDQAAHAETAYDFGGTGGGVVARAGVGTGGAASAAGPALGSGSSPSREKARGKGHDKSHGTGRGASRDSDQDGDEGSDTNQGKGAGQGKGQGPAPASGSEKRVDA; encoded by the coding sequence ATGCCCCCAGGCATCATGACGCTCGCGGCAGAAGAGGCCACCCTGAGTCCGGCCAACACCGGCTTCATGCTGATCTGCACCGCTCTGGTGATGCTCATGACCCCCGCCCTCGCCTTCTTCTACGGCGGCATGGTCCGGGTCAAGAGCGTGCTGAACATGCTGATGATGAGCTTCATCAGCCTGGGGATCGTCACCGTCCTGTGGGTGCTGTACGGCTTCGGGATCGCCTTCGGTCAGGACACCGGCGGCTTCCTCGGCCGGCCCGGCGACTTCGCCGGGCTCAGCGGCATCGGCCTGACCGAACTGTGGGGCACCACCTCCATCCCGGTCTACGTCTTCGCGGTCTTCCAGCTCATGTTCGCGGTGATCACCCCCGCGCTGATCAGCGGTGCCCTCGCGGACCGGGTGAAATTCACGGCGTGGGCGCTGTTCATCGCCCTGTGGGCCACCGTCGTCTACTTCCCCGTCGCGCACTGGGTGTGGGCGGAGGGCGGCTGGCTCTTCGACCTGGGGGTCATCGACTTCGCCGGCGGTACGGCCGTCCACATCAACGCGGGCGCCGCGGCCCTCGGCGTGATCTTCGTCGTCGGCCGCCGCATCGGCTTCAAGAAGGACCCGATGCGCCCGCACAGCCTGCCGCTGGTGATGCTCGGCGCCGGGCTGCTGTGGTTCGGCTGGTTCGGTTTCAACGCGGGCTCCTGGCTGAACAACGACGACGGCGTGGGCGCCGTCGCCTTCGTCAACACCCAGGTCGCCACGGCCGCCGCGATGCTCGGCTGGCTCGGGTACGAGAAGATCCGGCACGGCTCCTTCACCACCCTGGGCGCGGCCTCCGGTGCCGTGGCAGGGCTGGTCGCGATCACTCCGGCGTGCGGCGCGGTCAGCCCGCTGGGCGCGATCGGGGTGGGCGTCATCGCCGGAGTGCTGTGCGCGATGGCGGTCGGCCTGAAGTACCGGTTCGGGTACGACGACTCCCTCGACGTGGTCGGCGTCCACCTCGTCGGCGGCGTCGCCGGGTCCCTGCTGGTCGGCCTGTTCGCCACCGGCGGCGTACAGAGCGACGCCAAGGGACTCTTCTACGGCGGCGGCCTGGACCAACTGGGGAAGCAGGCCGTCGGTGTCGTCTCCGTGCTCCTGTACTCCCTCGTCGTCTCCTTCCTCCTCGCCAAGGTCATCGATGTGCTGATGGGCTTCCGGGTCTCCGAGGACGAGGAGGTCGCGGGCGTCGACCAGGCCGCGCACGCGGAGACGGCGTACGACTTCGGCGGCACGGGCGGTGGCGTGGTGGCGCGCGCGGGCGTGGGTACGGGGGGAGCGGCCTCAGCCGCCGGACCGGCCCTCGGCAGCGGCTCGTCCCCGTCCCGGGAAAAGGCGCGGGGGAAGGGCCACGATAAGAGTCATGGCACGGGCCGAGGCGCGAGCCGGGACTCGGACCAGGACGGGGACGAGGGCTCGGACACGAACCAGGGCAAGGGCGCGGGGCAGGGGAAGGGCCAGGGGCCGGCCCCGGCTTCCGGTAGCGAGAAGAGGGTGGACGCGTGA
- a CDS encoding bifunctional DNA primase/polymerase: protein MGFTIGGIRDIRSGSRRRSRSTEITAVAEYTGLWGWDVVPGARAARGGNGRTVCSCGADDCAAPGAHPLAHADGLAAGATLEKAADVWARTPGAAVLLPVGRTFDILEVPEGAGRSALVRLERMGLPLGPVAATPTGRALFFVAPGAAAGLPGLLYRMGWDDAALDLCPRGPGDHVTAPPSDLGGLGPMRWLRPPTLDTAGRPPQARLLLGTLAYVCHRSAA from the coding sequence ATGGGCTTCACGATCGGCGGCATCCGCGACATCCGGTCCGGTTCACGGCGTCGCTCCCGCTCGACCGAGATCACGGCGGTGGCGGAGTACACGGGACTGTGGGGCTGGGACGTGGTGCCCGGCGCCCGCGCGGCCCGCGGCGGGAACGGGCGTACGGTCTGCTCGTGCGGTGCGGACGACTGCGCCGCCCCCGGCGCGCACCCGCTGGCCCACGCGGACGGACTGGCGGCCGGCGCGACGCTGGAAAAGGCCGCCGACGTCTGGGCGAGGACGCCCGGCGCGGCCGTCCTGCTCCCGGTGGGCCGGACCTTCGACATCCTCGAAGTGCCGGAAGGGGCGGGGCGCAGCGCGCTCGTACGGCTGGAACGGATGGGCCTGCCGCTCGGCCCGGTGGCCGCCACACCGACGGGCCGCGCCCTGTTCTTCGTGGCGCCCGGCGCCGCCGCCGGGCTGCCCGGTCTGCTCTACCGGATGGGCTGGGACGACGCCGCCCTCGACCTGTGTCCGCGCGGCCCCGGCGACCATGTCACAGCCCCGCCGTCGGACCTCGGCGGGCTCGGCCCGATGCGGTGGCTGCGGCCGCCCACCCTGGACACGGCCGGGCGGCCGCCGCAGGCCCGGCTGCTGCTGGGCACCCTCGCGTACGTGTGCCACCGGTCGGCGGCGTGA
- a CDS encoding purine-cytosine permease family protein has translation MGTTSTDTMSAPETEGAVEQRGIEPVPDHERHGRVRELFPTWVAANISVLLLTMGASLVITNGLNFWQVLIVAAIASVLSFGMVGVLSVSGKWGGAPGAMLSRAAFGVRGNYFPGAILWVARFGWETINAVSGAYAVLTVLKLLFGIEANNVLTVITLLLFVATTFLVSGMGRKALNVCNKYSTYLFSVFSVMVLVYLIAEMPWGKIFSQSAGSTALMIAGIGTIAAGGISWVPTGPDFARYLPHSASGKKIVGTTISGAALVLVPMVLMGGIMAVSKPDLANQNTDPMSFLGSVLPTWLAVPYLLTALVGMLLINSLSMYSAGFTAQTMGVKLPRAMAVSINAIISLVGGAFMMLVAKDFIGQFITFLTLLAVSFSAWIGVYAVDMARRRKMAVRYDGDSLMNVSRTSRYWYAGGFCWQALTAWAAALVVGLCLTKVTWFTGPLAETWPGRHGLGWAATIVIAAVVFAVLPKPRETVPAGAAVPAEEPAPVG, from the coding sequence ATGGGCACCACGTCCACGGACACCATGTCCGCTCCTGAAACCGAAGGCGCCGTCGAGCAACGAGGCATCGAGCCCGTCCCCGACCACGAACGCCACGGCCGCGTCCGGGAACTCTTCCCGACCTGGGTCGCCGCCAACATCAGCGTGCTGCTGCTCACCATGGGCGCCTCCCTGGTGATCACCAACGGTCTGAACTTCTGGCAGGTCCTGATCGTGGCCGCCATCGCCTCCGTCCTCTCCTTCGGGATGGTCGGCGTGCTGTCGGTCTCCGGCAAGTGGGGCGGCGCGCCGGGCGCGATGCTCTCCCGCGCCGCCTTCGGCGTGCGGGGCAACTACTTCCCGGGCGCGATCCTGTGGGTGGCCCGCTTCGGCTGGGAGACGATCAACGCGGTCAGTGGCGCGTACGCCGTGCTGACGGTCCTGAAGCTGCTGTTCGGCATCGAGGCCAACAACGTCCTCACCGTGATCACGCTGCTGCTCTTCGTCGCGACGACGTTCCTGGTCAGCGGCATGGGCCGGAAGGCGCTCAACGTCTGCAACAAGTACTCGACGTACCTGTTCAGCGTCTTCAGCGTCATGGTGCTGGTCTATCTGATCGCCGAGATGCCGTGGGGGAAGATCTTCTCCCAGTCGGCGGGCAGCACCGCGCTGATGATCGCCGGTATCGGCACCATCGCGGCGGGCGGCATCAGCTGGGTGCCCACCGGTCCGGACTTCGCGCGCTACCTGCCGCACTCCGCCTCCGGCAAGAAGATCGTCGGCACCACCATCTCCGGCGCGGCCCTGGTGCTCGTACCGATGGTGCTGATGGGCGGCATCATGGCCGTCTCCAAGCCCGACCTGGCCAACCAGAACACCGACCCGATGTCGTTCCTCGGTTCGGTGCTGCCGACCTGGCTGGCGGTGCCCTACCTGCTCACCGCGCTGGTCGGGATGCTGCTGATCAACAGCCTGTCGATGTACTCGGCCGGTTTCACCGCGCAGACCATGGGCGTCAAGCTGCCCCGCGCCATGGCCGTGAGCATCAACGCGATCATCAGCCTGGTCGGCGGCGCGTTCATGATGCTGGTGGCCAAGGACTTCATCGGCCAGTTCATCACCTTCCTGACGCTGCTCGCGGTGTCCTTCTCCGCCTGGATCGGGGTGTACGCCGTCGACATGGCGCGCCGCCGGAAGATGGCCGTGCGCTACGACGGCGACAGCCTGATGAACGTGAGCCGCACCAGCCGCTACTGGTACGCGGGCGGCTTCTGCTGGCAGGCGCTGACGGCCTGGGCCGCGGCCCTGGTGGTGGGCCTGTGCCTGACCAAGGTCACCTGGTTCACCGGTCCGCTGGCCGAGACCTGGCCGGGCAGGCACGGCCTGGGCTGGGCGGCCACGATCGTGATCGCCGCGGTGGTCTTCGCGGTGCTGCCGAAGCCGAGGGAGACGGTGCCCGCGGGTGCCGCCGTCCCGGCCGAGGAGCCGGCGCCGGTCGGCTGA
- a CDS encoding sugar porter family MFS transporter — MTSTAPPTTPEGRKAQPDHLGHVIFITAAAAMGGFLFGYDSSVINGAVEAIRGRYEVGSAGLAQVIAIALIGCAIGAATAGRIADRIGRIRVMQIAAALFTVSAVGSALPFALWDLAMWRVLGGIAIGMASVIGPAYIAEVAPPAYRGRLGSFQQAAIVIGIAISQLVNWGILNLAGGDQRGKLAGLEAWQWMLGVMVVPAVLYGLLSFAIPESPRFLISVGKTAKAKEVLAEVEGHGVDLDTRVAEIKEAMRREHKSSFKDLLGGRFGFLPIVWIGIGLSVFQQLVGINVAFYYSSTLWQSVGIDPSSSFFYSFTTSIINIIGTVIAMVFVDRIGRRPLALIGSAGMAVALALEAWAFASKTADGTLPTAQGTVALVAAHAFVLFFALSWGVVVWVFLGEMFPNKIRAAALGVAACAQWIANWAITASFPSLSDWNLSGTYVIYMIFALLSIPFVLKFVKETKGKALEEMG; from the coding sequence TTGACCAGCACCGCGCCGCCGACGACTCCGGAAGGCCGCAAGGCCCAGCCGGACCACCTCGGCCACGTCATCTTCATCACCGCGGCTGCCGCGATGGGCGGCTTCCTCTTCGGCTATGACAGCTCCGTGATCAACGGCGCCGTCGAGGCGATCCGCGGCCGCTACGAAGTGGGCTCCGCGGGGCTCGCCCAGGTGATCGCCATCGCGCTGATCGGCTGCGCCATCGGCGCCGCCACGGCCGGCCGGATCGCCGACCGCATCGGCCGCATCCGTGTCATGCAGATCGCCGCGGCGCTCTTCACGGTCAGCGCGGTCGGCTCGGCGCTGCCGTTCGCCCTGTGGGACCTGGCCATGTGGCGCGTCCTGGGCGGCATCGCGATCGGTATGGCCTCGGTCATCGGCCCGGCCTACATCGCCGAGGTCGCGCCGCCCGCGTACCGGGGCCGCCTGGGCTCCTTCCAGCAGGCCGCGATCGTCATCGGCATCGCGATCTCGCAGTTGGTCAACTGGGGCATCCTCAACCTCGCCGGCGGCGACCAGCGCGGCAAGCTGGCGGGCCTGGAGGCCTGGCAGTGGATGCTCGGCGTGATGGTCGTACCGGCCGTGCTCTACGGCCTGCTCTCCTTCGCGATCCCCGAGTCGCCCCGCTTCCTGATCTCCGTCGGCAAGACCGCCAAGGCCAAGGAGGTGCTGGCCGAGGTCGAGGGCCACGGCGTCGACCTGGACACCCGCGTCGCGGAGATCAAGGAGGCGATGCGCCGGGAGCACAAGTCCAGCTTCAAGGACCTGCTGGGCGGCAGGTTCGGCTTCCTGCCGATCGTGTGGATCGGCATCGGCCTGTCGGTCTTCCAGCAGCTCGTCGGCATCAACGTGGCGTTCTACTACTCCTCGACGCTGTGGCAGTCCGTCGGCATCGACCCGAGCAGCTCGTTCTTCTACAGCTTCACCACCTCGATCATCAACATCATCGGCACCGTGATCGCGATGGTCTTCGTGGACCGGATCGGCCGCCGTCCGCTGGCGCTGATCGGTTCCGCCGGTATGGCCGTCGCCCTCGCGCTGGAGGCCTGGGCCTTCGCCTCGAAGACCGCGGACGGCACGCTGCCGACCGCCCAGGGCACGGTCGCCCTGGTCGCGGCCCATGCCTTCGTGCTCTTCTTCGCCCTGTCCTGGGGCGTCGTGGTCTGGGTCTTCCTCGGTGAGATGTTCCCGAACAAGATCCGCGCCGCTGCGCTCGGTGTCGCGGCGTGTGCGCAGTGGATCGCCAACTGGGCCATCACTGCCAGCTTCCCGAGCCTTTCCGACTGGAATCTTTCGGGTACCTACGTGATCTACATGATCTTCGCCCTGCTCTCGATCCCCTTCGTGCTGAAATTCGTGAAGGAGACCAAGGGCAAGGCGTTGGAGGAGATGGGCTAA